In Erigeron canadensis isolate Cc75 chromosome 1, C_canadensis_v1, whole genome shotgun sequence, a single window of DNA contains:
- the LOC122584662 gene encoding sterol 3-beta-glucosyltransferase UGT80A2-like, translated as MANNFNHIHIHNCNCNDHDNNDESSSVSITSDIHSEQVDITAAHESPRQHHFRDVSCSSSSSESIDNNLPHGSLSETSNSQHADSWRKSRNKIHGLLGAKFFDSKVPLRKKLKWLNRFTSVRADGTVQFEIPDEMKPQSLDFGTKIETSVANGDQDIDKTDISDPPPLQIVMLIVGTRGDVQPFVAIGKRLQEYGHRVRLATHSNFKEFVKSSGLEFFPLGGDPKVLAGYMVKNKGFLPSDPSEIQIQRSQIKDIVFSLLPACIDDDPDTDIPFNVDAIIANPPAYGHTHVAEALKVPLHIFFTMPWTPTSEFPHPLSRVRQPVANRLSYQIVDALIYMGMRDILNEFRKKKLKLRPETYLSASYSSPQDLPYGYIWSPHLVPKPKDWGPHIDVVGFCFLDLASSYVPSDSLVKWLENGKKPIYIGFGSLPVQDPDGMTEIIVKALEITGQRGIINKGWGGLGNLAKSKDSVYLLDNVPHDWLFLQCAAVVHHGGAGTTAAGLKAACPTTVVPFFGDQPFWGRQVHARGVGPPPIPIEEFSLKKLVSAIQFMLKPEVKVSATELAKAMADEDGVKGAVEAFHKHFTRRKTRAPPAELLRARSNFSVRRCLGCT; from the exons ATggctaataattttaatcatattcatattcataattgtaattgtaatgaTCATGATAATAATGACGAGAGCTCATCTGTTAGTATAACTTCTGACATACATTCTGAACAAGTTGACATAACTGCTGCACATGAATCACCCCGACAACACCACTTTCGTGATGTATCTtgctcttcttcatcttcag AGTCTATCGATAACAATCTCCCTCATGGAAGTTTATCAGAGACAAGCAATAGTCAGCATGCAGATTCTTGGAGAAAAAGCCGCAACAAAATTCATGGCTTACTCGGAGCTAAGTTTTTTGATAGTAAAGTTCCTCTAAGAAAGAAG CTAAAATGGTTGAATCGGTTCACTAGTGTTCGAGCTGATGGTACTGTGCAATTTGAAATTCCAGATGAGATGAAGCCACAAAGTTTGGATTTTGGTACCAAAATTGAGACTAGTGTAGCTAATGGAGACCAAGATATTGATAAAACAGATATATCAGATCCCCCACCTTTGCAAATTGTAATGCTTATTGTTGGAACAAGAGGGGATGTACAACCATTTGTTGCCATTGGAAAACGTTTACAG GAATATGGTCATCGGGTGAGATTAGCAACCCACTCGAATTTTAAGGAATTTGTCAAGTCTTCTGGATTGGAATTTTTCCCTCTGGGTGGTGATCCCAAAGTCCTTGCTGGCT ACATGGTGAAGAACAAAGGATTTTTGCCATCAGACCCTTCAGAAATACAAATTCAGCGAAGTCAGATAAAGGATATTGTGTTTTCTTTACTTCCTGCATGCATAGATGATGATCCGGATACCGACATTCCATTCAACGTCGATGCTATAATTGCTAACCCGCCAGCATATG GTCATACTCATGTTGCAGAGGCACTTAAAGTTCCACTCCACATCTTTTTTACTATGCCATGGAC GCCTACAAGTGAATTTCCACATCCTCTTTCGCGGGTTAGGCAACCTGTTGCAAATAGG CTTTCATATCAGATTGTTGATGCATTAATTTATATGGGGATGCGAGATATACTTAATgagtttagaaagaaaaaactgAAGCTAAGACCCGAGACATATTTAAGCGCTTCATACAGTTCTCCCCAGGATTTACCTTATGGGTATATTTGGAGTCCACATCTTGTCCCCAAACCAAAAG ATTGGGGTCCACATATTGATGTTGTAGGTTTTTGTTTCTTAGACCTTGCATCGAGTTATGTACCTTCAGATTCGCTAGTGAAATGGCTTGAGAATGGTAAAAAACCCATCTACATTGGATTTGGTAGCCTA CCTGTTCAAGACCCTGATGGAATGACAGAGATAATAGTTAAAGCCTTAGAAATTACTGGACAGCGGGGGATAATTAACAAAGGATGGGGTGGCTTGGGAAACC TGGCAAAGTCCAAAGATTCCGTGTACTTGCTAGATAATGTTCCACATGATTGGCTATTCCTGCAATGTGCTGCTGTG GTTCATCATGGTGGTGCTGGAACAACTGCTGCTGGTCTTAAAGCTGCG TGTCCGACGACTGTGGTTCCTTTCTTTGGCGACCAACCATTTTGGGGACGGCAGGTGCATGCCAGAGGAGTAGGGCCCCCTCCTATTCCTATTGAGGAATTTTCACTAAAGAAATTGGTTTCTGCAATACAGTTCATGCTGAAACCAGAA GTGAAAGTAAGTGCTACTGAATTGGCAAAGGCCATGGCTGATGAAGATGGGGTTAAAGGTGCAGTGGAGGCCTTTCATAAGCACTTTACTCGCAGGAAAACTAGGGCCCCGCCTGCGGAACTGCTTCGAGCCCGGAGCAACTTTTCAGTGAGACGGTGTCTGGGCTGCACGTGA